From Actinoplanes oblitus, a single genomic window includes:
- a CDS encoding cytochrome P450 family protein, producing the protein MTTTPLDLAALGDDFARDPYPVYTRLREQGPVHRVWMPEGAEVWLVVGYDEARAALSDPRLSKQWHSAGESFPIKSPSGSHMMNSDPPQHTRLRRLVAGEFTPRRVEGLRERVQQLTDELLGAVLARPGDRFDLIDDFAFPLPMAVICELLGVPFLDREEVRRWADAAVSSSVPAERQAAARDAARFIDALIEQKRAEPGSDLLSALIRTTDTDGDRLSADELRGTVFLLIVAGHETTTNLIGNGAYALLAHPEQMAALRADPGLLDGAVEEMLRYDGPVESATFRFALEPITIGDVKIAPGEAVMVALNSANRDAGRFADAERFDIRRATTGHVAFGHGIHHCLGNALARMEVRIAFASLLRAFAHLELAAHPAALAWRHGILVRGPHHLPVRFTRA; encoded by the coding sequence GTGACCACCACTCCCCTCGATCTCGCCGCGCTCGGCGACGATTTCGCTCGCGATCCGTACCCGGTCTACACGCGGTTGCGCGAGCAGGGTCCGGTGCACCGCGTCTGGATGCCGGAGGGCGCCGAGGTGTGGCTCGTCGTCGGCTACGACGAGGCACGCGCGGCGCTCAGCGACCCGCGTCTGTCCAAGCAGTGGCACTCCGCGGGCGAGTCGTTCCCGATCAAGAGCCCGTCCGGCAGCCACATGATGAACTCCGACCCGCCGCAGCACACCCGCCTGCGCCGGTTGGTCGCCGGAGAGTTCACCCCGCGCCGGGTGGAGGGGCTGCGTGAGCGGGTCCAGCAGCTCACCGACGAGTTGCTGGGGGCGGTGCTGGCCCGGCCGGGCGACCGGTTCGACCTGATCGACGACTTCGCGTTCCCGCTGCCGATGGCCGTCATCTGCGAGCTGCTGGGGGTGCCGTTCCTCGATCGTGAGGAGGTACGCCGCTGGGCCGACGCCGCGGTCTCGTCCAGCGTGCCCGCCGAGCGGCAGGCCGCCGCGCGCGACGCCGCCCGCTTCATCGACGCGCTGATCGAGCAGAAGCGCGCCGAGCCCGGTTCCGACCTGCTCAGCGCGTTGATCCGGACCACCGATACCGACGGCGACCGGCTCAGCGCCGACGAGTTGCGGGGCACCGTCTTCCTGCTGATCGTGGCCGGGCACGAGACGACCACCAACCTGATCGGCAACGGCGCGTACGCCCTGCTGGCCCATCCGGAGCAGATGGCGGCGCTGCGGGCCGACCCCGGCCTGCTCGACGGTGCTGTCGAGGAGATGCTGCGCTACGACGGTCCGGTGGAGAGCGCGACGTTCCGCTTCGCCCTCGAACCGATCACCATCGGGGACGTGAAGATCGCGCCGGGCGAGGCGGTCATGGTCGCCCTGAACTCGGCCAACCGCGACGCCGGCCGCTTCGCCGACGCCGAGCGCTTCGACATCCGGCGGGCCACCACGGGCCACGTCGCGTTCGGTCACGGCATCCACCACTGCCTGGGCAACGCGCTGGCCCGGATGGAGGTCCGCATCGCGTTCGCGAGCCTGCTGCGCGCCTTCGCCCATCTGGAGCTGGCCGCACACCCGGCGGCGCTGGCGTGGCGGCACGGCATCCTGGTCCGCGGGCCGCACCACCTGCCCGTGCGGTTCACCCGGGCCTGA
- a CDS encoding TetR/AcrR family transcriptional regulator, which translates to MGRPPRLSREAIVEAAKRILDEEGAKNLSMRRLAKDLESTPMALYHHVKDKDELLLLLLEAHAEQFPRTDMPDDPRDHLIKAAQLLHDILADCPWIVEVLASDDLMAVSALWIVENIIDGAVRCGMTPEQAVYAYRVIWYYTAGELMLRVAREQRYARPDAGAHREKAFANLDAEQFPRLSSLSELWPALTSRNMHRSGLIAIVDGLLGQTTG; encoded by the coding sequence ATGGGACGCCCGCCCCGCCTGTCCCGGGAGGCCATCGTGGAGGCGGCCAAGCGGATCCTCGACGAGGAAGGTGCCAAGAACCTCTCGATGCGCCGCCTCGCCAAGGACCTCGAGAGCACCCCGATGGCGCTCTACCACCACGTGAAGGACAAGGACGAACTCCTGCTCCTGCTGCTGGAGGCGCACGCGGAGCAGTTCCCGCGCACCGACATGCCGGACGACCCGCGGGACCACCTGATCAAGGCGGCCCAGCTGCTGCACGACATCCTGGCCGACTGCCCGTGGATCGTCGAGGTGCTCGCGTCCGACGACCTGATGGCGGTCTCCGCGCTCTGGATAGTGGAGAACATCATCGATGGCGCCGTGCGCTGCGGCATGACGCCCGAGCAGGCCGTGTACGCCTACCGGGTGATCTGGTATTACACCGCCGGTGAGCTGATGCTGCGCGTCGCCCGGGAACAGCGTTACGCCCGGCCCGACGCCGGAGCACATCGGGAAAAGGCATTCGCCAACCTCGATGCCGAGCAGTTCCCGCGGCTGTCCTCGCTCTCTGAGCTGTGGCCGGCCCTGACCTCGCGCAACATGCACCGATCGGGGTTGATCGCGATCGTCGACGGGTTGCTGGGCCAGACCACCGGATAA
- a CDS encoding saccharopine dehydrogenase family protein produces the protein MPEPAVIGVLGAGGAVGTVAVTCLLDGGGVRVRAGCRRPGPAPAGVRPAVVDATDPAAVRRFASGCRLVLDCTAPAYTLMAGVRAAVLGAGADYVSVMDDGRTPPPPAGRTVVLAAGVSPGLSGLLPRLLAEGLTGPLDFTGAYAGLGALTAGAAADYLLSLDAGYGMALAAWHGREVPRALRVDEDFQVPTVDRALTGYPYLTAELRRQALTLPLARASWFNAFDGPHVLAATTRRRGAGSPGADAIAELVRASRLDAAGRRPYQVLYGELTGHTADGRPVRRSVVIRGTDGSALTGVVAAEAVLAVLAGGARPGVRYASDIVDSRRLLTGLQHRLPDTVVRFTGDVPCSTTSTEQVEGVL, from the coding sequence ATGCCTGAGCCGGCCGTGATCGGGGTGCTCGGCGCCGGCGGCGCGGTGGGCACGGTGGCGGTGACCTGTCTGCTCGACGGAGGCGGCGTACGGGTCCGGGCCGGTTGCCGCCGCCCGGGCCCGGCGCCGGCCGGGGTGCGCCCGGCGGTCGTGGACGCGACCGACCCGGCCGCGGTACGGCGGTTCGCCAGCGGCTGCCGGCTGGTCCTGGACTGCACGGCCCCGGCGTACACGCTGATGGCCGGGGTGCGGGCCGCCGTCCTCGGGGCGGGTGCCGACTACGTGTCGGTGATGGACGACGGGCGGACACCGCCGCCGCCCGCCGGGCGCACGGTGGTGCTGGCCGCCGGCGTCTCGCCCGGCCTGTCGGGGCTGCTGCCGCGGCTGCTGGCCGAGGGACTCACCGGGCCGCTGGACTTCACCGGAGCGTACGCGGGCCTCGGCGCCCTCACCGCCGGCGCCGCCGCCGATTACCTGCTCAGCCTGGACGCCGGGTACGGCATGGCCCTGGCCGCCTGGCACGGGCGCGAGGTGCCGCGGGCCCTGCGGGTCGACGAGGACTTCCAGGTGCCGACCGTCGACCGGGCGCTGACCGGTTATCCGTACCTGACCGCGGAGCTGCGCCGCCAGGCGCTCACACTGCCGCTGGCCCGGGCATCGTGGTTCAACGCCTTCGACGGCCCGCACGTGCTGGCCGCGACGACCCGGCGCCGCGGGGCCGGGTCGCCCGGCGCGGACGCGATCGCCGAGCTCGTCCGGGCCAGCCGGCTCGACGCCGCCGGCCGCCGCCCCTACCAGGTGCTGTACGGCGAGCTCACCGGTCACACGGCCGACGGCCGGCCGGTGCGCCGCTCGGTGGTGATCCGCGGTACCGACGGTTCCGCGCTGACCGGCGTGGTCGCGGCCGAGGCGGTGCTGGCCGTGCTGGCCGGCGGGGCACGGCCCGGAGTCCGGTACGCGTCCGACATCGTCGACTCGCGGCGGCTCCTGACGGGCCTTCAGCACCGGCTGCCGGATACGGTGGTGCGGTTCACCGGGGACGTCCCGTGTTCGACGACATCAACGGAGCAGGTCGAAGGCGTCCTGTAA